From Bicyclus anynana chromosome 18, ilBicAnyn1.1, whole genome shotgun sequence, a single genomic window includes:
- the LOC112051574 gene encoding cytochrome P450 6B5, producing MILFILLAILVVVLYFYGTRNFGYWKKRGVKYENPIVFFGGNINNFLENISLSERLSNLYKSHPNERIVGLYEGNNPFVLIRDLDIIKEVLTTNFRCFHRRGINFFNNCNEPLMMNLFTVDDDVWKLLRQNLTAAFSSGKLKAMFPLIVERTGKLTEIAKELADTKEEVDVRELMARYTTDFIGACGFGIESQALNEENADFRNLGKRIFNRTIRDAFVAILMSVFPEIFKNIHFFAPEIEETTFSIVRQIMARRSYKPSGRNDFIDFLLELREKGKLVGESIVKRKSDGSPEIVEVELNDELLAAQAFIFFAAGFETSSAASSFLLHMLAFHPEVQEKCREEIDRVLERHDGKLCYDAVKDMKYLEMAFKESMRCLPSPGFLLRVTCDNFHIPGTDVVLEKGMRVVISTDGLCSDEKYFEDPEIFRPERFHPDNIISIQKFTYMPFGDGPRACIGERMGVMQSLAGVAAILRNFTVAPSRNSLRKPRIDPKSMIVQTILGGLPLALKQR from the exons ATGATTCTATTTATACTGCTTGCTATATTAGTGGTTGTTTTATACTTTTACGGAACAAGGAATTTTGGTTACTGGAAGAAAAGAGGTGTAAAGTATGAAAACCCTATAGTATTTTTTGGCGGAAACATTAACAACTTCTTGGAAAACATTAGCCTTTCCGAACGACTATCAAACTTATATAAATCTCATCCAAACGAGAGAATTGTTGGTCTATACGAGGGAAATAACCCTTTCGTTCTGATCAGAGATCTAGATATTATAAAAGAAGTTTTAACCACAAACTTTCGATGCTTTCATCGTAGAGGTATCAATTTCTTCAACAATTGCAACGAACCGCTTATGATGAACTTGTTTACGGTTGACGATGACGTTTGGAAGCTTTTAAGGCAGAATCTTACTGCAGCATTTTCTAGTGGCAAGCTGAAAGCTATGTTCCCACTTATTGTGGAAAGAACGGGTAAATTAACCGAGATTGCCAAGGAACTAGCCGACACTAAAGAGGAAGTTGATGTCCGTGAATTAATGGCGAGGTATACAACTGATTTTATTGGTGCATGCGGTTTCGGCATCGAATCACAGGCGTTAAACGAGGAAAACGCCGATTTTAGAAATCTAGGAAAACGTATATTCAATCGTACAATACGCGATGCTTTTGTAGCTATACTGATGAGTGTGTTTCcagagatttttaaaaatatccattTCTTCGCACCTGAGATCGAAGAGACGACATTTTCAATCGTCAGGCAGATTATGGCTAGGAGGAGTTATAAGCCATCTGGTAgaaatgattttattgatttcttgTTAGAATTGAGAGAGAAGGGTAAACTGGTTGGAGAATCTATAGTGAAAAGAAAATCTGACGGTAGTCCAGAAATAGTTGAAGTGGAGTTAAATGATGAATTGCTGGCAGCACAGGCTTTTATATTTTTCGCCGCCGGATTCGAGACATCTTCAGCAGCTAGTAGCTTTCTTCTACACATGCTTGCATTCCATCCAGAAGTTCAAGAGAAATGCCGCGAAGAAATAGACAGAGTTCTGGAGAGACATGATGGAAAACTTTGTTACGACGCAGTAAAAGATATGAAATATTTGGAAATGGCTTTTAA AGAAAGTATGCGATGTCTGCCGTCCCCTGGTTTCCTGCTAAGAGTAACTTGTGACAACTTCCATATCCCAGGCACTGACGTCGTTTTAGAGAAAGGGATGAGAGTAGTAATATCCACTGACGGCTTGTGCTCTGACGAAAAGTATTTTGAAGATCCGGAGATATTCAGGCCTGAGAGATTCCATCCAGATAATATTATTAGCATTCAAAAATTTACATATATGCCCTTCGGAGATGGGCCTCGAGCttgtatag gtGAACGAATGGGCGTGATGCAGTCATTAGCCGGAGTGGCAGCCATTTTGAGAAACTTTACGGTGGCGCCATCTCGTAATTCGTTACGAAAACCGCGCAT